In the genome of Egicoccus sp. AB-alg2, one region contains:
- a CDS encoding NADH-quinone oxidoreductase subunit M: MEIGPITLTVALPLLGALVLAFVADDPRVVRIVGLVASTATFVASLLILVDFDLANPALQLEERMSWIPALGADFALAVDGVSLALILLTTFLVPLILIASFDSVKENLKGYVVAFLALETAVLGVFAATDLLLFAVFFEFTLIPMYFIIGIWGGAKRRYAAVKFFLYTTLGGLLMLVAILYLFSQTGSFDYEAIRAIELSTTEQNWLFAAFLLAFAIKVPVFPVHTWLPDAHTEAPTGGSVFLAGVLLKMGTFGLIRYSLPLFPEATMTWAPALLVLAVVGILYGSVVALMQKDIKRLIAYSSVAHMGFVVLGTFALNATATTASVVQMVNHGLSTGALFLLIGFLYERRHTRQIAAFGGLAKRVPVMAGFWLLVSMSSLALPGLNGFVGEFPILLGTFQASRWAAVLAAFGAVLAALYLLWAYQRMFHGPLEGADNEHTTDLKPREIGVLAPIVVLIVAIGLFPRPLFDLVEPSVDRVLTEVGVADAPAVEPAAADTSDPGSEVDTQP; encoded by the coding sequence ATGGAAATCGGTCCGATCACCCTGACCGTCGCGCTGCCACTGCTGGGCGCGCTGGTCCTCGCCTTCGTCGCGGACGACCCGCGCGTGGTGCGGATCGTCGGTCTCGTGGCCTCGACGGCGACGTTCGTCGCGTCGCTGCTGATCCTCGTCGACTTCGACCTGGCCAACCCGGCGCTGCAGCTCGAGGAGCGCATGAGCTGGATCCCGGCGCTGGGGGCGGACTTCGCACTGGCCGTCGACGGGGTCAGCCTCGCGCTCATCCTGCTGACCACGTTCCTGGTGCCCTTGATCCTGATCGCGTCGTTCGACAGCGTGAAGGAGAACCTCAAGGGCTACGTCGTCGCGTTCCTGGCGTTGGAGACCGCGGTGCTCGGCGTGTTCGCCGCCACCGACCTGCTGCTGTTCGCGGTCTTCTTCGAGTTCACGCTCATCCCGATGTACTTCATCATCGGCATCTGGGGCGGTGCCAAGCGCCGGTACGCCGCGGTGAAGTTCTTCCTCTACACCACGCTGGGCGGGCTGCTCATGCTGGTGGCGATCCTGTACCTGTTCTCGCAGACGGGGTCGTTCGACTACGAGGCGATCCGCGCGATCGAGCTGTCCACCACCGAGCAGAACTGGCTGTTCGCCGCGTTCCTGCTCGCCTTCGCCATCAAGGTGCCGGTGTTCCCGGTCCACACGTGGCTGCCGGACGCACACACCGAGGCGCCGACCGGCGGTTCGGTCTTCCTGGCCGGCGTGCTGCTGAAGATGGGCACGTTCGGGCTGATCCGCTACTCGCTGCCGCTGTTCCCCGAGGCGACGATGACCTGGGCGCCGGCCCTGCTCGTCCTCGCCGTCGTCGGGATCCTGTACGGCTCGGTCGTCGCACTGATGCAGAAGGACATCAAGCGGCTGATCGCCTACTCGTCGGTCGCCCACATGGGCTTCGTCGTGCTGGGCACGTTCGCGTTGAACGCGACGGCGACCACCGCCTCGGTGGTGCAGATGGTCAACCACGGGCTGTCGACCGGCGCGCTGTTCCTGCTGATCGGCTTCCTCTACGAGCGCCGCCACACCCGTCAGATCGCCGCGTTCGGTGGCCTGGCCAAGCGGGTGCCGGTCATGGCCGGCTTCTGGCTGCTGGTGTCGATGTCGTCGCTGGCACTGCCGGGGCTCAACGGCTTCGTCGGCGAGTTCCCGATCCTGCTCGGCACCTTCCAGGCGTCGCGCTGGGCCGCCGTGCTGGCCGCCTTCGGTGCGGTGCTCGCGGCCCTGTACCTGCTGTGGGCCTACCAGCGGATGTTCCACGGCCCGCTCGAGGGCGCCGACAACGAGCACACGACCGACCTGAAGCCGCGCGAGATCGGCGTGCTCGCCCCGATCGTCGTGCTGATCGTCGCCATCGGGCTGTTCCCGCGGCCGCTGTTCGACCTCGTCGAGCCGTCGGTCGACCGGGTGCTGACCGAGGTCGGCGTCGCCGACGCACCGGCCGTCGAGCCCGCCGCCGCCGACACCTCGGACCCCGGGTCCGAGGTCGACACCCAGCCGTAG